In [Leptolyngbya] sp. PCC 7376, a genomic segment contains:
- a CDS encoding glutaredoxin family protein codes for MKNHIIFYSKKGCHLCEGLHDKLTSIQDFELQIEMRDIETNEDWFARYEYEIPVLTIIKNGSEVILPRFSPRLSIQKIAQKLATYF; via the coding sequence ATGAAAAATCACATAATTTTTTACAGCAAAAAAGGTTGCCATCTCTGCGAAGGCTTACATGACAAACTTACTTCTATACAGGATTTCGAATTACAGATAGAGATGCGTGATATAGAGACCAATGAAGATTGGTTTGCACGCTATGAATATGAAATCCCTGTTTTAACAATCATTAAAAATGGTTCTGAGGTGATACTACCTCGATTTTCACCGCGTCTATCTATACAAAAAATAGCCCAGAAACTAGCCACATATTTTTGA
- a CDS encoding S8 family serine peptidase → MAAPEVSPQQGLILQRGQAELLLHKLDDRLTVAFRDQDVDLLEIVPGLMYRPLSLCGKDFFMQEVIVPPEDLESVLDSARQSDEILFASHVYQLAYSIDSFVYLTNQLTVQFAQSLSPYEHQGFGDRHGLKLVRPVLGLENTFIYELTKETAINPIKLANQLRILAGVNVAEANVILPQESLGFDLPTDTLFQEQWYLHTPDPDQPDQPQGIDAVGAWETTKGDRSIVIAVTDDAIDLNHPDFQGQGKIVAPYDFGERDFLPTPEHTQESHGTACAGLAVAEETGTGIVGVAPDCALMPLKTTGYLDDDSIESLFLWAVEKGADVISCSWNAAAVHFPLSLRQNAAIHYAATAGREGKGCVIVFAAGNANRPLDGTIYERSWHNKMLYGPTEWLNGYANHPDVIAVSACTSQNQKAVYSNWGSEISVCAPSNNAPPVMWFAEHGYLPTAPEVQENLAGQGILSTDVMGEFGYSDGHFTRDFGGTSSACPLVAGVAALVLSANPMLSAAEVKEILENTADKIVDSTRDRQLGLQLGTYDALGHSRWFGYGKVNARRAVEAATNRFVDVEEPEFVVEQSNDLELEIPDGTEEGITSLVAFVEQGRIRDISVTVEIDHEYMGDVEVHLRTPNGKVFLLQNRSLGSRNYLQKTYTPVNTPGLKQLIGLDITGEWTLWVLDLSPTDVGSLKNWSLQLKY, encoded by the coding sequence ATGGCAGCACCAGAGGTATCGCCACAACAAGGTCTTATTTTACAACGGGGACAAGCAGAACTTTTATTGCATAAGCTGGATGATCGCCTAACTGTTGCGTTTCGAGATCAAGATGTTGACCTGCTCGAAATTGTTCCGGGTCTAATGTATCGTCCGTTGTCATTATGTGGCAAAGATTTTTTCATGCAGGAAGTGATTGTGCCGCCAGAGGACTTGGAGTCGGTTCTTGATTCGGCGCGACAAAGTGATGAGATTTTGTTTGCAAGCCATGTCTACCAACTGGCTTATTCAATTGATAGTTTTGTCTATCTCACCAATCAGCTAACGGTTCAGTTTGCTCAAAGTCTATCTCCCTATGAGCATCAAGGGTTTGGCGATCGCCACGGTTTGAAATTAGTGCGTCCAGTTTTGGGTTTAGAAAATACGTTTATTTATGAGCTCACAAAAGAAACAGCTATTAACCCAATTAAACTTGCAAATCAATTGCGGATATTGGCTGGGGTCAATGTTGCAGAAGCCAATGTGATTTTGCCGCAGGAATCTCTCGGATTTGATTTGCCCACGGATACGTTATTCCAGGAGCAATGGTATCTCCACACGCCAGATCCAGATCAACCTGATCAGCCCCAAGGAATTGATGCAGTAGGAGCTTGGGAAACAACAAAGGGCGATCGCTCGATTGTAATTGCTGTGACCGATGATGCCATTGATCTCAACCATCCCGATTTCCAAGGTCAAGGAAAAATTGTTGCACCGTACGATTTCGGCGAGCGTGATTTTTTACCGACTCCAGAGCACACTCAGGAAAGCCACGGAACTGCTTGCGCTGGTTTAGCCGTTGCTGAGGAGACTGGAACTGGAATTGTTGGCGTTGCTCCAGATTGTGCCCTGATGCCTTTGAAAACCACAGGTTATCTCGATGATGATTCCATCGAATCGTTATTTTTGTGGGCTGTAGAGAAAGGTGCTGATGTTATTTCTTGTAGCTGGAATGCGGCGGCTGTTCACTTCCCTTTGTCTCTTCGTCAAAATGCCGCGATTCACTATGCAGCAACGGCAGGACGGGAAGGGAAAGGTTGTGTCATTGTATTTGCGGCAGGCAATGCTAATCGGCCCTTAGACGGGACGATTTACGAACGAAGCTGGCATAACAAAATGCTGTATGGACCAACAGAATGGCTCAATGGCTATGCAAATCACCCGGATGTGATTGCAGTGAGTGCTTGCACTAGTCAAAATCAAAAGGCTGTTTACAGTAATTGGGGTTCGGAGATTTCTGTTTGTGCACCGAGTAATAATGCGCCCCCAGTAATGTGGTTTGCGGAACATGGCTATTTACCGACAGCTCCTGAGGTACAGGAAAATCTTGCAGGACAAGGGATTTTGAGTACCGATGTGATGGGTGAATTTGGCTATAGTGATGGCCACTTCACTCGGGATTTTGGTGGGACTTCTAGCGCTTGTCCATTAGTTGCTGGAGTCGCGGCTTTGGTTCTCTCTGCAAATCCGATGCTGTCTGCGGCTGAGGTGAAAGAGATTCTCGAAAATACTGCCGATAAAATCGTGGATTCGACCCGCGATCGCCAATTAGGTTTACAGCTCGGTACCTATGATGCACTGGGACATTCGCGGTGGTTTGGCTATGGCAAAGTGAATGCTCGTCGCGCTGTTGAGGCGGCAACAAATCGGTTTGTGGATGTCGAGGAGCCAGAATTTGTTGTTGAGCAAAGCAATGACTTAGAGCTGGAAATTCCAGATGGCACTGAGGAAGGCATCACTAGTTTAGTGGCTTTTGTAGAGCAGGGCAGAATCCGCGATATCTCGGTGACAGTGGAGATAGATCATGAATATATGGGTGATGTGGAAGTACATTTGCGTACTCCTAATGGCAAAGTTTTTCTGCTGCAAAACCGTTCTTTGGGCAGCCGTAATTATCTGCAAAAAACCTATACTCCGGTGAATACTCCTGGCCTTAAACAATTAATCGGCCTGGATATCACCGGTGAATGGACATTGTGGGTACTGGATCTCAGTCCTACTGATGTTGGCTCTTTAAAGAATTGGTCGCTGCAATTGAAGTATTAG
- the rpsL gene encoding 30S ribosomal protein S12 — protein sequence MPTIQQLIRSERFKLKKKTKSPALKQCPQRRGVCTRVYTTTPKKPNSALRKVARVRLTSGFEVTAYIPGIGHNLQEHSVVLIRGGRVKDLPGVRYHIVRGTLDATGVKDRRQSRSKYGAKRPKE from the coding sequence ATGCCAACTATCCAACAACTTATTCGTTCTGAACGATTTAAGCTAAAGAAAAAGACCAAGTCGCCTGCACTAAAGCAATGCCCTCAGCGTCGTGGCGTTTGCACTCGTGTATATACGACTACGCCGAAGAAGCCTAACTCTGCACTCCGTAAGGTTGCACGTGTTCGTCTGACTTCTGGCTTTGAAGTGACTGCTTACATTCCCGGTATCGGTCATAACCTCCAAGAGCACTCCGTTGTTCTAATCCGTGGTGGTCGTGTAAAAGATCTTCCCGGAGTTCGTTATCACATCGTACGTGGAACTCTTGATGCGACTGGCGTTAAAGACCGTCGTCAAAGCCGTTCCAAGTATGGCGCGAAGCGTCCTAAAGAATAA
- a CDS encoding response regulator transcription factor has translation MSTLLIIEDNPVDTHVLRTHLEDSGFDVINVTTAEAGEALLGQENVTIDGIVLDVVLPGKSGYGLCRELKRSESTANIPIILCSSKSERMDRKWGLKQGANAYLTKPVEGNEIVSTVRQLVS, from the coding sequence ATGTCAACATTATTAATCATCGAAGATAATCCCGTCGATACCCATGTTTTGCGGACTCATCTCGAAGACTCAGGCTTTGATGTCATTAATGTCACAACAGCAGAAGCTGGAGAAGCTCTCCTCGGTCAAGAGAATGTCACTATTGATGGCATTGTTTTAGATGTCGTCTTACCTGGAAAAAGTGGTTATGGCCTGTGCCGTGAGCTTAAGCGGAGTGAGTCGACAGCTAATATTCCCATTATTCTCTGTTCCAGCAAATCAGAACGCATGGATCGGAAATGGGGCTTAAAACAAGGAGCAAATGCTTATCTCACAAAACCTGTAGAAGGTAATGAAATTGTCAGTACAGTGCGACAACTTGTCAGTTGA
- the tadA gene encoding tRNA adenosine(34) deaminase TadA: MITHAEYERHLFWMKKAIALAEIAGQSGEIPVGAIIVDNRDQILAQSGNRKEKETDPTAHAEVLAIRTASRHRQNWHLNDCSLYVTLEPCPMCAGAIIHSRLKTVIYGADDPKTGVLRSVANFPDALFSNHRLNVIGGIASNDCRQLLQTWFMRNR, from the coding sequence GTGATTACTCACGCTGAATATGAGCGCCATTTGTTTTGGATGAAAAAGGCGATCGCCCTTGCAGAGATTGCAGGACAGTCTGGGGAAATACCGGTGGGGGCAATTATTGTGGATAATCGGGATCAAATTCTTGCCCAGAGCGGTAACAGGAAAGAAAAAGAAACTGACCCCACTGCCCATGCCGAAGTACTCGCTATTCGGACTGCGAGTCGCCATCGTCAAAATTGGCACTTAAATGATTGCTCTCTATATGTAACCCTTGAGCCCTGTCCAATGTGTGCGGGGGCGATTATTCATTCCCGCCTAAAAACTGTTATTTATGGCGCTGATGATCCCAAAACTGGTGTATTACGTAGTGTCGCCAATTTTCCCGACGCCTTATTCTCCAATCATCGTCTTAATGTGATTGGTGGTATTGCTTCGAATGATTGTCGTCAACTTTTACAAACCTGGTTTATGAGGAATCGGTAA
- a CDS encoding phosphoglucomutase/phosphomannomutase family protein, protein MSIASNPPIKFGTDGWRGIIADDFTFANVCKVTRAIASYLETAYAKDRPVLIAYDTRFFADEFAQTAAEVLADLGWTVKVVERDCPTPVIAYNAKFLNSAGALMFTASHNPAPYCGIKYIPDYAGPATPEITDTIVANIASSSDDMPTGKNGDKISRFDPKPEYLKFIYTLLDVERIRSAGLKVKYDALYSTSRGYLDEVLAHCGCETESFNTTRDVLFGGGMPEPKGSQLIGLIDQVKADSADIGMATDGDSDRFGVVDELGNVLTPNTVLLLLARHLFKNKGQKGAIVRTVATTHLLDNVAASYGIDIYETAVGFKYIGQKMRETDVLVGGEESGGLSVLGHIPEKDGILADMLVAEAIAYEGKPLSQLVAEAIAEANGPLFNKRLDLHLEEDHKKAALDFYKATPPATVAGLVVKEVGLKDGVKLYLENGSWVLLRPSGTEPLMRVYMETDSADLESKVAAEMEAEIAKLDPAK, encoded by the coding sequence GCTAATGTTTGTAAGGTTACCCGGGCGATCGCCAGTTATTTAGAAACGGCATATGCCAAAGATCGACCTGTCTTGATCGCCTATGACACCCGTTTTTTTGCGGATGAGTTTGCCCAAACTGCGGCAGAAGTACTCGCGGATCTCGGTTGGACAGTGAAAGTCGTGGAACGCGATTGTCCAACTCCTGTCATTGCTTACAATGCAAAATTCCTGAATTCGGCTGGTGCTTTGATGTTTACTGCCAGCCACAACCCTGCTCCTTATTGCGGAATTAAATATATTCCTGATTATGCAGGCCCTGCGACCCCTGAAATTACAGATACTATTGTTGCAAATATTGCTAGTTCTTCTGATGATATGCCCACAGGCAAGAATGGCGACAAAATTAGCCGTTTTGATCCCAAGCCTGAATATTTGAAGTTTATCTATACGCTTCTTGATGTGGAACGTATTCGTTCTGCTGGCCTAAAGGTCAAATATGACGCGCTTTACTCCACCTCCCGAGGTTACCTCGATGAAGTGCTCGCTCACTGTGGTTGTGAGACTGAGTCTTTCAACACGACTCGCGATGTTCTCTTCGGTGGTGGTATGCCTGAGCCTAAGGGGTCACAACTTATTGGCTTAATTGATCAGGTAAAGGCTGACAGTGCTGATATTGGTATGGCAACTGACGGTGACAGCGATCGCTTTGGTGTCGTAGATGAACTTGGCAATGTTCTCACACCTAACACAGTTCTCTTGCTTCTTGCCCGCCACTTGTTTAAGAACAAAGGTCAAAAGGGTGCAATTGTAAGAACTGTTGCGACTACACACCTTCTTGATAATGTGGCGGCATCCTACGGCATTGATATTTACGAAACCGCAGTTGGTTTCAAATATATTGGTCAGAAGATGCGTGAAACTGACGTCCTCGTCGGTGGTGAAGAATCTGGTGGTTTAAGTGTACTGGGTCACATTCCTGAGAAAGACGGCATTCTCGCTGACATGCTTGTGGCTGAAGCGATCGCTTACGAAGGCAAGCCCTTATCTCAATTAGTTGCAGAGGCGATCGCAGAGGCTAATGGCCCTCTATTTAACAAGCGTCTTGATCTTCACCTCGAAGAAGACCACAAGAAAGCAGCCCTCGATTTTTACAAAGCAACCCCTCCTGCAACCGTTGCAGGCTTGGTAGTGAAGGAAGTTGGCCTCAAAGATGGCGTTAAACTCTACCTCGAAAATGGCAGTTGGGTTCTCCTCCGTCCTTCTGGTACTGAGCCTTTGATGCGTGTGTACATGGAAACTGATTCTGCGGATCTCGAATCTAAAGTTGCAGCGGAAATGGAAGCTGAAATTGCGAAGCTTGATCCTGCGAAGTAG
- the ahcY gene encoding adenosylhomocysteinase gives MSTSTLTRDYKVADINLASWGRKEIAIAEGEMPALMTIRKKYSNSKPLAGAKIIGCIHMTIQTAVLIETLVELGAEVRWSSCNIFSTQDHAAAAIAESGVPVFAWKGETEEEYMWCIEQTCRTPEGDLWKANMILDDGGDLTGYIHETYPNMLNSIHGVTEETTTGVHRLYEMLEKGELKIPAVNVNDSVTKAKNDNKYGCRHSLNDAIKRGTDHLMAGKKALVIGYGDVGKGSAASLRQEGMIVKVAEVDPICAMQACMDGYEVVSPFINGVNTGAESIDKDLLAKTDLLVTATGNFNVCDSNMLAALKPSAVVCNIGHFDNEIDTAFMRENWKWEEVKPQVHKVYRSDDPQDFLILLAEGRLVNLGNATGHPSRIMDGSFANQVLAQMFLFERKFADQAPAERSITVEVLPKHLDEEVARYMVEGFGGVVTQLTKTQADYINVSVEGPFKTDSYKY, from the coding sequence ATGAGCACTTCAACACTCACCCGTGACTATAAGGTCGCTGATATTAACCTAGCGAGCTGGGGACGCAAGGAAATTGCGATCGCAGAAGGCGAAATGCCTGCCCTTATGACTATCCGAAAAAAGTACAGCAACAGCAAACCTTTGGCTGGCGCCAAGATTATTGGCTGTATTCACATGACAATTCAGACTGCTGTGCTGATTGAAACCCTAGTCGAACTAGGTGCGGAAGTGCGTTGGTCATCTTGCAATATCTTCTCCACCCAAGATCACGCCGCTGCCGCCATTGCTGAGTCAGGAGTGCCTGTCTTCGCCTGGAAAGGAGAAACCGAAGAAGAATATATGTGGTGCATTGAGCAAACCTGCCGTACGCCCGAAGGTGACCTATGGAAAGCCAACATGATTTTGGATGATGGTGGTGACCTCACTGGCTACATCCACGAAACCTACCCCAACATGCTGAACAGCATCCATGGTGTGACCGAAGAGACAACGACTGGTGTACACCGCTTGTATGAAATGCTCGAAAAAGGCGAGCTAAAAATTCCCGCTGTTAACGTTAATGACTCCGTTACTAAAGCAAAAAATGATAACAAGTATGGCTGTCGCCATAGCTTGAACGATGCGATCAAGCGCGGTACAGACCACCTTATGGCTGGCAAGAAAGCCCTCGTGATTGGTTATGGTGATGTCGGTAAGGGTTCCGCCGCTTCTCTTCGTCAAGAAGGGATGATCGTCAAAGTCGCTGAAGTAGATCCCATCTGTGCAATGCAAGCTTGCATGGACGGTTATGAAGTGGTTTCTCCCTTCATCAACGGCGTTAACACGGGTGCTGAGAGCATTGACAAAGACCTATTGGCAAAAACTGACCTCTTGGTTACTGCAACTGGTAACTTCAACGTTTGTGATTCCAATATGCTCGCAGCGCTCAAGCCTAGTGCAGTAGTCTGCAATATTGGTCACTTCGACAACGAGATTGACACTGCTTTCATGCGTGAAAACTGGAAGTGGGAAGAAGTTAAGCCACAAGTTCACAAAGTTTACCGTAGTGACGATCCCCAAGATTTCTTGATTCTCTTGGCGGAAGGTCGTTTGGTTAACCTCGGTAATGCGACGGGTCATCCCTCTCGGATTATGGATGGCTCCTTTGCAAACCAAGTCCTCGCACAAATGTTCTTGTTTGAGCGTAAGTTTGCTGACCAAGCACCTGCTGAGCGCTCCATTACTGTTGAGGTTCTTCCCAAGCATCTCGATGAGGAAGTGGCTCGCTACATGGTTGAAGGCTTTGGTGGTGTGGTTACCCAACTCACTAAAACTCAAGCGGACTATATCAATGTTTCCGTGGAAGGTCCTTTCAAGACTGATAGCTATAAGTACTAA
- the grxC gene encoding glutaredoxin 3: MFDWVSSLFGKKVKGIKATVEIYTWQTCPYCIAAKILLFLKGVKFTEYKIDGDSQARDKMSERANGKRSVPQIFINDDHIGGCTDLFDLDQRGELKILLQK, translated from the coding sequence ATGTTTGATTGGGTTTCCTCGCTCTTTGGGAAAAAAGTCAAGGGTATTAAAGCAACTGTCGAAATTTATACTTGGCAAACTTGTCCTTACTGCATTGCTGCGAAAATTCTTCTTTTTTTGAAAGGCGTAAAGTTTACGGAATACAAAATCGATGGAGATTCCCAAGCTCGTGACAAGATGTCAGAACGTGCTAATGGTAAACGTTCAGTTCCCCAAATTTTCATTAATGATGATCATATTGGCGGCTGTACTGATCTGTTTGATTTAGATCAACGGGGTGAATTAAAGATACTGTTACAGAAGTGA
- a CDS encoding phosphomannose isomerase type II C-terminal cupin domain: protein MVQSATVSSIKQEGDRLTIKAPISDTRPWGTFTVLDEGPGYKIKRIEVNPGHRLSLQMHHHRSEHWIVVCGTALVECGETKELLTPNQSTYVPACTNHRLENPGVVPLVLIEVQNGEYLGEDDIIRFQDDYSRA from the coding sequence ATGGTTCAGTCGGCAACAGTTTCTTCTATCAAGCAAGAGGGCGATCGCCTCACTATTAAAGCCCCTATTTCTGATACTCGACCATGGGGAACATTTACCGTTTTAGACGAAGGCCCTGGTTACAAAATTAAGCGTATTGAAGTCAATCCTGGCCATCGCTTGAGCCTCCAGATGCACCATCACCGCAGTGAACACTGGATTGTTGTTTGTGGTACTGCTCTTGTTGAATGTGGTGAAACAAAAGAACTTCTTACCCCAAACCAATCCACCTATGTTCCTGCTTGCACGAACCATCGTCTCGAAAATCCTGGCGTTGTCCCCCTCGTCCTAATCGAAGTTCAAAACGGCGAGTACCTTGGCGAAGATGATATTATTCGTTTCCAAGACGATTATTCCCGTGCCTAG
- a CDS encoding dihydroorotase codes for MSQALENVVLRRVRVLDPVANLDQPQDLLIREGKIQAIAAQLTDIPDGVEEREADELILAPGLVDLYSHCSEPGYESRETLAQFAQGAIAGGFTQVGILPDTQPTLDNLGQLKSFEQSITALPEPKPTFQSWAAITKNIQGEALTELGELTQGNICGFSDGRAINNWGLLRRTLEYLRPLNQPIALFPKNLALHNGGTARYGKASLMYGLVEELVSVETTAIAAICELVTELKTPVHLMRLSTARGVELIADAKKRGLPITASTTWMHLLWNTKALSTYDPLLKFDPPLGNPSDQAALIEAVKTGIIEAIAIDHQPYLYEEKTVSFGKAPVGVIGLELALPILWQNFVVSQDWQPLELWRALSINPQKCLGEKMEAIAPENPQPLILFDPNKTWQVNHDNLHCPQTNTPWWNRSLSGKVVKSFL; via the coding sequence TTGAGTCAGGCTTTAGAAAATGTGGTGTTGCGCCGGGTACGGGTGCTCGATCCAGTGGCAAATTTAGATCAACCACAGGATCTCTTAATTCGAGAAGGTAAAATTCAGGCGATCGCCGCGCAGCTAACCGATATTCCAGACGGTGTGGAAGAACGAGAAGCTGATGAACTGATCCTTGCTCCCGGATTGGTGGATCTTTATAGCCATTGCAGTGAACCCGGTTATGAATCCCGCGAAACGTTAGCGCAATTTGCTCAGGGGGCGATCGCTGGTGGTTTTACTCAAGTTGGAATTTTGCCGGATACTCAGCCAACTTTAGACAACTTAGGACAACTCAAAAGTTTTGAACAGTCAATTACCGCCTTACCTGAACCCAAGCCCACTTTTCAGTCTTGGGCCGCAATCACCAAAAATATTCAAGGTGAAGCCCTAACTGAATTGGGCGAATTAACCCAAGGTAATATCTGCGGCTTTAGCGATGGCAGAGCTATTAATAATTGGGGTTTGTTGCGTCGTACCCTCGAATATTTACGCCCCCTAAATCAACCTATTGCCCTCTTTCCTAAAAATCTTGCCCTCCACAATGGTGGAACAGCCCGTTATGGCAAAGCGAGTTTGATGTATGGTTTGGTCGAAGAATTGGTCTCCGTCGAAACTACGGCGATCGCCGCCATTTGTGAATTAGTCACCGAACTCAAAACCCCTGTTCACTTGATGCGTCTTTCGACGGCGCGGGGTGTGGAACTGATCGCCGACGCGAAAAAACGAGGGCTGCCTATTACTGCCAGCACTACATGGATGCACCTCCTCTGGAATACAAAAGCCCTTAGTACCTACGACCCCCTCCTCAAATTTGACCCACCTCTCGGCAATCCTAGTGACCAAGCGGCTCTTATTGAAGCGGTTAAAACAGGCATTATTGAGGCGATCGCCATCGACCACCAGCCTTATCTCTACGAAGAAAAAACCGTCAGTTTTGGCAAAGCACCGGTGGGTGTCATCGGCTTAGAACTCGCGCTACCGATCCTTTGGCAAAATTTTGTTGTGTCCCAAGATTGGCAACCCCTCGAACTCTGGCGGGCTCTCAGTATTAATCCTCAAAAATGTTTGGGTGAAAAAATGGAGGCGATCGCCCCCGAAAATCCTCAACCTCTAATTCTGTTTGACCCGAATAAAACGTGGCAGGTCAACCATGACAATCTCCATTGCCCCCAAACCAATACTCCTTGGTGGAATCGCTCTCTATCCGGCAAGGTCGTCAAATCATTTCTGTAA
- the alr gene encoding alanine racemase yields MLDGEKLSHIVSQGCRHYQFSDAIRQRAWVEINHAALAHNIQALKALLAPHTELLAVVKADAYGHGVIKIAETVLANGATWLAIATLGEGVELREAGITAPILVLGATNTAIEIEAIAHWELQPTLCTIEQQQLFQKTMARLGKTLPVHLKIDTGMSRLGTRWEEAPLFIEAVHSSENLEIASLYSHFATADEQDLTMTHLQHQRFKQALAELKQRDIPLPKLHLSNSAGTILGQAFHYDLVRVGLAIYGAYPAPHLEEKVDLKPVMQVKARITQLKTLPPETGVSYGHRFVTATETKIAVVGIGYADGIPRTLSNNLKVLVNGQLAPQIGSITMDQIMLDVTHLTNVQVGDVVTLIGEDGSDRLTVDQWANQLGTISYEIMCGFKHRLPRINL; encoded by the coding sequence GTGCTGGATGGAGAAAAACTTTCGCATATCGTGTCTCAAGGATGTCGTCATTATCAATTTTCCGACGCGATTCGGCAGCGAGCCTGGGTAGAGATTAATCATGCTGCCCTCGCGCATAATATCCAGGCTTTAAAAGCACTACTTGCGCCTCACACTGAACTGTTAGCGGTAGTTAAAGCAGATGCTTACGGTCATGGCGTCATCAAAATTGCAGAAACGGTTTTAGCCAATGGGGCAACTTGGTTGGCGATCGCCACATTAGGGGAAGGCGTTGAACTGCGGGAAGCTGGTATTACTGCCCCGATTTTAGTTTTGGGAGCAACAAATACTGCGATAGAAATTGAGGCGATCGCCCATTGGGAATTACAACCGACTCTCTGCACCATTGAGCAGCAACAATTATTTCAAAAGACAATGGCGAGATTGGGTAAAACATTGCCCGTTCATCTCAAAATTGACACTGGTATGTCACGCCTCGGAACCCGTTGGGAGGAAGCACCTCTATTCATTGAAGCGGTACATTCTTCTGAAAACTTGGAGATCGCCAGCCTTTATTCCCATTTTGCGACCGCAGATGAACAAGATTTAACGATGACCCATCTGCAACATCAACGGTTCAAACAAGCTCTCGCTGAACTTAAACAACGAGATATTCCCTTGCCGAAATTGCATCTTTCTAATTCGGCGGGAACGATTCTTGGGCAAGCATTTCATTACGATTTGGTGCGAGTCGGTTTAGCGATTTATGGTGCGTATCCGGCTCCCCATCTCGAAGAAAAAGTTGATCTCAAACCAGTAATGCAAGTAAAAGCCCGTATTACCCAACTCAAAACTTTGCCACCGGAAACGGGAGTAAGCTACGGCCATCGTTTTGTCACAGCAACAGAAACCAAAATTGCGGTAGTGGGAATTGGCTATGCCGATGGGATTCCGCGAACTTTATCCAATAACCTCAAAGTTTTAGTGAATGGTCAGTTGGCTCCCCAAATCGGGTCGATCACAATGGATCAAATCATGCTCGATGTCACCCATTTAACCAATGTGCAGGTGGGCGATGTCGTGACCTTGATCGGCGAAGATGGGAGCGATCGCCTCACGGTAGATCAATGGGCAAATCAGCTCGGCACCATTTCCTACGAGATCATGTGTGGCTTTAAACATCGCCTCCCTCGCATCAATCTTTAA
- the rpsG gene encoding 30S ribosomal protein S7 — translation MSRRSVTKKREVPPDAVYNNRLLSMTIRRVMSSGKKSLAARIVYDALDIIKDRTGSDPIEVFEEAIRNLTPLVEVKARRVGGATYQVPMEVRQGRGTALALRWLIGYARQRSGKTMAMKLANELMDAANETGGAIKKREDTHRMAEANKAFAHYRY, via the coding sequence ATGTCTCGTCGTTCAGTAACAAAAAAGCGTGAAGTACCCCCAGACGCGGTGTACAACAATCGCCTACTCAGTATGACCATCCGCCGCGTAATGAGCAGCGGTAAAAAGTCCTTGGCAGCACGGATTGTCTACGATGCCTTAGACATTATTAAAGACAGAACAGGAAGCGATCCTATCGAAGTTTTCGAAGAAGCAATTCGCAACCTCACTCCCCTCGTCGAAGTGAAAGCTCGTCGTGTTGGTGGTGCAACCTATCAAGTACCAATGGAAGTTCGCCAAGGCCGTGGCACCGCATTAGCATTGCGCTGGTTAATTGGCTATGCTCGTCAACGCTCTGGTAAAACCATGGCGATGAAGCTTGCCAATGAATTGATGGATGCAGCGAATGAGACTGGTGGCGCGATTAAGAAGCGCGAAGATACTCATCGCATGGCTGAAGCAAACAAAGCTTTTGCTCACTATCGCTATTAA
- a CDS encoding iron-sulfur cluster assembly accessory protein — translation MIQITPTAAQEIKRIQRSRNVPDSFLRLSIAKGGCLDFIYQFSLEMEPQEGDRQYSSRNIKILVDPSDETSLADLNLDFSEDLMGGGFRFSNPIATKICNCGQSFQTSP, via the coding sequence ATGATTCAAATTACACCCACCGCTGCCCAAGAGATTAAACGCATTCAGCGTAGCCGTAATGTTCCTGATAGCTTCCTGCGTCTTTCAATAGCTAAAGGTGGGTGTCTCGATTTTATTTATCAGTTCTCTCTCGAAATGGAACCCCAAGAGGGCGATCGCCAATACAGTAGTCGCAACATTAAAATATTGGTCGACCCTTCAGACGAAACATCCTTGGCAGACCTAAACCTTGATTTTTCCGAAGACTTGATGGGAGGTGGCTTCCGCTTTAGCAACCCTATTGCCACAAAAATCTGTAATTGCGGCCAATCTTTTCAGACCTCACCTTGA